In Corynebacterium ulcerans, one genomic interval encodes:
- the pth gene encoding aminoacyl-tRNA hydrolase, whose product MTSPFLVVGLGNPGPQYATTRHNIGYMAIDELLTRTSPMPAKLSAHKKTNMMAAETRIGTTKVILATPRSFMNLSGGPVRSIANFFNVPASQVIVLFDDLELGFSEVKAKRGGGDHGHNGLRSITQSLGTKDYIRVGIGIGRPPGRMEPKAFVLKPFSKKELVEIPIACADAADEVERIITNGGLS is encoded by the coding sequence GTGACTTCACCTTTTCTCGTCGTTGGCCTTGGCAATCCCGGCCCGCAATACGCAACAACTCGCCACAACATCGGTTATATGGCAATCGATGAGCTGCTCACCCGCACCTCCCCTATGCCAGCAAAGCTCAGTGCACATAAAAAAACCAATATGATGGCAGCAGAGACTAGGATCGGAACTACAAAAGTCATCCTTGCCACGCCGCGCAGCTTTATGAATCTCTCCGGTGGCCCAGTGCGGTCAATCGCGAATTTTTTCAACGTTCCCGCTTCCCAGGTGATAGTGCTTTTCGACGACCTCGAACTCGGGTTCAGCGAAGTCAAAGCAAAACGTGGGGGCGGTGATCATGGGCACAATGGCTTGCGTTCCATTACCCAGTCATTGGGCACGAAAGACTACATCCGAGTAGGAATAGGAATAGGACGCCCGCCCGGCCGCATGGAACCTAAAGCATTTGTTCTCAAACCTTTTAGCAAGAAGGAACTGGTGGAAATCCCTATCGCGTGTGCCGATGCCGCAGACGAAGTTGAGCGGATTATTACCAACGGCGGGCTTTCTTAA
- a CDS encoding 50S ribosomal protein L25/general stress protein Ctc, which yields MANYPTISAQPRTEFGKGFARRLRVAGQVPGVIYGTDLEAPLHFSVDILELHALLRAHGSNAVLDLDIEGEKHLAMVKHVDQNVLTLNADHVDLLAIKRGEKVEVEVPVALQGETAPGTTLIQDADTVLVEADVLSIPEEIAFSVEGLEVDSKVLAGDLSLPANTTLVADPEFVIATVSFEEVAEEPEESAEGEAAESAEAEAEGEE from the coding sequence ATGGCTAACTACCCAACCATCTCAGCTCAGCCACGTACCGAGTTTGGCAAGGGCTTTGCTCGCCGCCTGCGTGTTGCTGGCCAGGTTCCTGGTGTTATCTACGGCACCGATCTTGAAGCACCACTTCACTTCTCCGTAGACATCCTTGAGCTCCACGCACTGCTTCGTGCACACGGTTCCAACGCTGTTCTCGATCTTGATATCGAAGGCGAGAAGCACCTCGCTATGGTCAAGCACGTTGATCAGAACGTTTTGACCCTCAACGCTGATCACGTCGACCTCCTAGCCATCAAGCGTGGCGAGAAGGTTGAGGTTGAGGTTCCTGTTGCACTCCAGGGAGAGACCGCACCAGGCACCACCCTGATCCAGGATGCTGACACCGTTCTCGTTGAAGCAGACGTTCTCTCCATCCCTGAAGAGATCGCTTTTTCCGTTGAAGGCCTTGAGGTTGATTCCAAGGTCCTCGCCGGCGACCTTTCCCTCCCAGCAAACACCACCTTGGTTGCTGATCCTGAGTTCGTCATTGCTACCGTTTCCTTCGAAGAGGTTGCTGAAGAGCCTGAGGAGTCCGCTGAGGGCGAAGCTGCTGAGTCCGCAGAAGCTGAGGCTGAGGGCGAAGAGTAA